A part of Microbulbifer sp. MI-G genomic DNA contains:
- a CDS encoding tryptophan halogenase family protein — MAGIHQIVIAGGGTSGWLAASAIAKLYGKQVKVTLVDSAAIGRIGVGEATIPPLRNFHRLLAIRESEFMSATQATFKLGIEFKHWAQRGDSYIHSFGTTGKDCWACDFHHFWLAGREKALASDFGDYCVELQAARKQRLLPGDAGKLNYAYHVDAGLYADFLRQHALRHGCNHVDGKIERVEISGSNGYINALVLEDGARIQGDLFIDCSGFRALLIGSALNVGFESYGDFLPCDSAIAVQSATQHQLRPYTQAIAQEFGWQWYIPLQNRMGNGLVYSSQYVADTVAGERLLQNLLSEPLSEPRRFRYRPGRRRQAWHKNCVAIGLSGGFLEPVESTSIHLAMSAILRLLKLFPRNGISDMAMATFNAQTREETERIRDFIILHYKATERTDSAFWRYCNAMAIPDSLAGRLELFRATGVLSGTERELFQIDSWVQVLLGQRIEPTDYHPIVDLMSEEELGAFLQGYKKFVENRVSAFPSHRQAIEQYCKGGPQVNNCA, encoded by the coding sequence ATGGCCGGGATCCATCAAATCGTTATTGCTGGAGGGGGAACCTCCGGGTGGTTGGCTGCTTCAGCTATTGCCAAACTCTACGGTAAACAGGTTAAGGTTACCCTGGTGGATTCTGCAGCGATTGGGCGTATCGGCGTTGGGGAAGCAACCATACCACCTCTGAGAAATTTTCATCGTCTGCTTGCTATCCGGGAGTCCGAATTTATGTCGGCAACCCAGGCCACTTTTAAGCTGGGCATTGAATTCAAGCACTGGGCACAGCGAGGCGATAGCTACATTCACTCTTTTGGTACTACCGGCAAGGATTGCTGGGCCTGTGACTTCCATCATTTTTGGCTGGCTGGCCGTGAGAAAGCTTTAGCTAGTGATTTTGGTGACTACTGTGTGGAGTTGCAAGCTGCGCGAAAACAGCGCCTATTGCCGGGAGATGCGGGAAAACTCAACTATGCCTATCATGTCGATGCAGGGTTATATGCGGATTTTCTACGCCAACATGCATTAAGGCACGGGTGTAATCATGTCGATGGAAAGATAGAGCGGGTGGAAATTTCCGGAAGCAATGGATATATCAATGCACTGGTACTTGAGGACGGTGCCAGAATTCAGGGGGATCTGTTTATTGATTGCAGCGGTTTTCGTGCGCTACTCATTGGTTCCGCCCTGAACGTTGGCTTTGAGTCCTATGGGGATTTCCTGCCCTGTGATTCAGCGATTGCCGTTCAGAGTGCGACACAGCACCAGTTGCGTCCTTACACCCAGGCGATAGCTCAGGAATTTGGCTGGCAGTGGTATATTCCCCTGCAAAACCGAATGGGCAACGGCCTGGTCTATAGCAGTCAGTATGTGGCTGATACCGTTGCGGGTGAACGCTTGTTGCAGAATCTGCTCAGCGAACCGCTCTCTGAGCCCCGCAGGTTTCGCTATCGGCCCGGGCGCCGCAGGCAGGCATGGCACAAGAATTGTGTGGCCATTGGTCTGTCGGGTGGTTTTCTCGAGCCGGTGGAGTCAACGTCCATACATCTAGCCATGTCAGCAATTCTGCGCCTGCTTAAGTTATTCCCCAGAAATGGAATTTCTGATATGGCGATGGCCACCTTTAATGCGCAGACGCGCGAGGAGACTGAGAGGATCAGGGATTTTATTATCCTGCACTATAAAGCGACGGAGCGCACAGACAGTGCTTTCTGGCGATACTGTAACGCTATGGCGATTCCAGATTCACTGGCGGGTCGCTTGGAGTTATTTCGTGCAACAGGTGTGCTGTCTGGTACCGAGCGAGAGCTGTTTCAAATCGATTCCTGGGTGCAGGTGTTGCTTGGACAGCGTATAGAACCCACCGATTACCACCCCATTGTCGATCTTATGAGTGAGGAGGAACTGGGGGCATTTTTACAGGGTTACAAAAAATTTGTTGAGAACAGGGTTTCAGCTTTTCCCTCACATCGCCAGGCGATAGAGCAATATTGCAAAGGGGGCCCGCAAGTGAATAACTGTGCATGA
- a CDS encoding sugar MFS transporter — MTLLQGNTTSNAAQLQAGDHSRQRFALVALTSLFFLWGFITCLNDILIPYLKGIFALNYAQAMLVQSCFFGAYFLVSLPAGVLVSRIGYQKGIVTGLGIAVLGCLLFIPAERMEIYALFLGALFVLASGITLLQVSANPYVTVLGDERTAASRLTMTQAFNSLGTTVAPQFGAIMILPAAGVAASTVGASAVEVPYLILASSLAVLAIVFGVLHLPQITAHNIAKGQGDSVWSYRHLVLGALAIFLYVGAEVSIGSFLVNFMAEDSIAGLEESEAAFFVSLYWGGAMVGRFVGALVMRYIAAGKVLAACAMISCILLLATVTGEGYLAMYAVLAVGLSNSIMFPTIFSLAVAKLGRATSQGSGILCLAIVGGAVVPFLQGLLADHVGIQLAFVLPVFCYLYILYYGLAGHRPDKCT; from the coding sequence ATGACATTGTTGCAAGGTAACACGACATCCAATGCTGCACAGTTACAAGCTGGCGATCATTCCAGGCAGAGATTTGCACTGGTAGCGTTGACCTCTCTGTTTTTTTTGTGGGGGTTCATCACCTGCCTCAACGATATTCTTATCCCCTACCTGAAAGGAATTTTTGCACTGAACTATGCCCAGGCCATGTTGGTGCAGTCTTGTTTCTTCGGGGCCTATTTCCTGGTATCCCTTCCCGCCGGAGTCCTGGTATCGAGAATCGGCTACCAAAAGGGCATTGTGACGGGGTTGGGTATTGCCGTGTTGGGCTGCTTGTTATTTATTCCCGCCGAGCGTATGGAAATTTATGCGCTTTTCCTCGGAGCCCTGTTTGTTCTGGCCTCTGGTATTACCCTACTGCAGGTATCGGCGAATCCCTATGTTACGGTGTTGGGTGACGAACGCACAGCGGCCAGCCGTCTCACTATGACCCAGGCCTTTAACTCCCTGGGCACAACGGTGGCTCCCCAATTCGGGGCAATAATGATTCTGCCGGCGGCAGGGGTAGCGGCCAGTACTGTAGGGGCCTCCGCAGTTGAAGTGCCCTACCTGATACTGGCAAGTTCGCTTGCGGTTCTGGCTATCGTATTTGGAGTACTCCATTTGCCACAGATTACTGCTCACAACATCGCCAAAGGACAGGGGGATTCAGTCTGGAGTTATCGCCACTTGGTGCTGGGCGCGCTAGCCATTTTTCTGTATGTGGGGGCAGAAGTCTCTATTGGCAGCTTCCTGGTGAACTTTATGGCCGAGGATTCCATTGCCGGCCTGGAAGAGTCGGAGGCAGCATTTTTTGTCTCTCTATACTGGGGCGGGGCCATGGTGGGCCGCTTTGTTGGTGCGCTGGTAATGCGATATATCGCTGCCGGGAAGGTATTGGCTGCATGCGCGATGATTTCCTGCATTCTGCTGCTAGCCACAGTAACTGGCGAGGGTTATCTGGCAATGTATGCGGTATTGGCGGTGGGCTTGAGTAATTCCATTATGTTCCCGACGATTTTCAGCCTGGCAGTGGCCAAACTTGGCCGCGCTACCAGCCAGGGTTCGGGAATTTTGTGTCTGGCCATTGTCGGCGGTGCTGTGGTGCCTTTCTTGCAGGGCTTGCTGGCCGATCATGTAGGAATCCAACTGGCATTTGTTCTGCCAGTTTTCTGCTATCTCTATATTCTCTACTATGGGCTCGCCGGGCATCGCCCGGATAAATGCACTTGA
- a CDS encoding LytR/AlgR family response regulator transcription factor: protein MNTLTVALVDDEPLALRLLKSMLEEFKDLEIVACCRNGREALQAVFDSAPDLLILDVQMPGMNGFEVVRRLQGDTMPLIVFTTAYDRYALKAFDVHAVDYVLKPLDSRRLQTALERVRQRLQQTHLAQDRNCLGEKGRLLNSIADAGPQGGLSGESALAQSFSHRLAIKDRGTIIMVNQQDIEWIDAAGDYMCVHVKGETHVMRSTIKDLQKQLCPDNFKRIHRSTLVNLNCITHIKVLTKGEYFLTLTSGAKVKVSRNYRQPIKEFLDSNHTTQQTASKAS from the coding sequence ATGAACACACTTACCGTTGCACTGGTAGACGATGAACCCCTCGCCCTGCGGCTGCTGAAAAGTATGCTTGAGGAATTCAAGGATTTAGAAATAGTCGCCTGCTGCCGGAATGGCCGGGAAGCACTGCAGGCTGTATTTGACAGCGCTCCGGATTTACTGATCCTCGATGTACAAATGCCCGGCATGAATGGATTCGAGGTAGTACGTCGCCTACAGGGTGATACCATGCCGCTTATTGTATTCACGACCGCCTACGACCGATACGCACTGAAGGCGTTTGACGTTCATGCAGTGGATTATGTGTTGAAACCACTGGACAGCAGGCGCCTGCAAACCGCACTGGAGCGGGTCCGCCAGCGGCTACAGCAAACGCACTTGGCACAGGATCGCAACTGCCTGGGAGAAAAGGGTCGTCTGCTAAACTCAATTGCAGATGCCGGCCCGCAAGGCGGATTGTCTGGTGAAAGTGCACTGGCGCAATCCTTCTCCCACCGCCTGGCCATCAAGGATCGCGGCACCATCATTATGGTAAACCAACAGGATATCGAATGGATCGACGCAGCCGGTGACTATATGTGTGTGCATGTGAAAGGGGAGACACATGTGATGCGCAGCACAATCAAGGACCTGCAAAAGCAGCTGTGCCCAGATAACTTCAAGCGTATCCACAGATCGACTCTGGTAAACCTGAATTGTATCACGCATATCAAGGTGCTGACTAAAGGCGAGTACTTTCTCACCCTCACCAGTGGTGCCAAGGTCAAAGTCAGCCGAAACTATCGCCAGCCAATCAAGGAATTTCTGGACTCCAACCACACAACCCAACAGACAGCATCAAAAGCCTCTTAA
- a CDS encoding sensor histidine kinase gives MQYPTRQKKSLNTDIQTTCWFWKLQLVSWVGILLVTFLSLSLWHSPSEWPKFEPVNTLFQCTIAFVLSLFLKPIFDIAWDSELAVRTVIYLLAVAVISGIWTLVRMEAYIRLSGEHSIWSEFGGWYYASLFVFLFWSALYCGVKYHLLLQDEHNKMLEVAAVNEREQVRRLQAEAIASEAQLKMLRYQLNPHFLFNTLNSINALIRFEQADEARQMVVRLSDFLRLSLKEDPIQKVALEREIEAVLLYLEIEKSRFVDRLIVDLSIDEQVRNAQVPSMLLQPLVENSVKYAIAPNELGGTIAISAQQAGARLVLEVTDTGCSSRFTDEQDCHFSSTGVGVKNVRERLYNLYPQNFHIEQCKKSDSGMLVRIDIPLEITAPPTELTQRGTL, from the coding sequence ATGCAGTACCCAACCCGTCAGAAAAAGAGCCTGAACACCGATATTCAGACTACCTGCTGGTTTTGGAAGTTGCAGCTAGTGAGCTGGGTGGGGATATTGCTGGTCACTTTTCTTTCACTCAGCCTGTGGCACTCCCCTTCGGAATGGCCCAAATTTGAACCGGTAAATACCCTGTTTCAGTGCACCATCGCCTTTGTCCTGTCACTATTTCTCAAGCCTATTTTCGACATTGCCTGGGACTCAGAGCTGGCCGTGCGCACAGTCATCTATCTGCTGGCGGTGGCGGTCATTTCCGGGATATGGACACTGGTGCGGATGGAAGCCTATATACGACTGAGTGGCGAGCATTCCATCTGGTCTGAATTTGGTGGCTGGTATTACGCCTCCCTGTTTGTATTTTTATTTTGGAGCGCCCTCTATTGTGGGGTGAAATACCACCTTTTGTTGCAGGATGAGCACAATAAAATGCTTGAGGTTGCCGCAGTGAACGAACGCGAACAAGTGCGCAGACTGCAAGCCGAGGCTATTGCCAGTGAGGCCCAATTGAAAATGCTGCGTTACCAGCTCAACCCGCATTTCCTGTTTAATACGCTGAACTCCATCAATGCACTGATCCGTTTTGAGCAAGCTGATGAGGCCCGCCAAATGGTTGTACGCCTCAGCGACTTCCTGCGTCTGTCACTCAAAGAAGATCCCATACAGAAAGTCGCCCTGGAGCGGGAGATCGAAGCCGTACTGCTCTATTTGGAAATCGAAAAGTCCCGCTTTGTCGATCGGTTGATCGTAGACCTGTCTATTGACGAACAGGTACGCAACGCCCAGGTGCCCAGTATGCTACTGCAGCCTTTGGTGGAAAACTCGGTCAAATACGCCATTGCTCCCAATGAACTGGGTGGCACTATCGCGATTAGTGCGCAACAAGCCGGTGCGCGCCTGGTACTGGAAGTGACTGATACCGGCTGTTCAAGCAGATTTACTGATGAGCAGGACTGCCATTTTTCCTCTACCGGGGTCGGTGTGAAAAATGTACGCGAGCGACTCTACAATCTGTATCCACAGAATTTCCATATAGAACAGTGTAAAAAATCTGATTCCGGCATGCTGGTGCGTATTGATATCCCACTGGAAATAACCGCGCCCCCCACAGAGCTGACACAGAGAGGAACCCTATGA
- a CDS encoding sugar MFS transporter, translating to MKGAKPAGAVPGYFNLAALTSLFLIWGFITGLNDVLVPHLKNVFELSYTRAVLVQFCFFAAYFLVSVPAGLLLRRVGYQLGLVLGLLVACAGCLVFIPAARLQIYEVFLLGLFVLASGITLLQVSANPYVIALGGARSAPSRLNLTQAFNSLGTTLAPVIGGAVFFTAVSTGSDPDTAASITEFRAREAALVEAPYFWLAVILLLMVAFFSWIRLPEIPNHLKATEFGANEQEIFSIWRFPRLTLGAVGIFAYVGAEVAIGSFLVSFFGEPSVARMRPFEAAHFVSLYWGGAMIGRFAGALFLRYISAGKLLAICGLGSVTLISVAMHSSGVVAVWSIVAVGLCNSIMFPTIFSLALHGLGRHTCQGSGVLCMAIVGGAVIPLLQGLVADNAGIQISFSVPLLCYCFIVYYGAFSLDLRGDVEE from the coding sequence ATGAAGGGCGCCAAACCAGCAGGCGCTGTCCCCGGTTATTTCAATCTGGCTGCCCTGACCTCTTTATTTTTGATCTGGGGGTTTATTACTGGCCTCAATGATGTGCTGGTACCACACCTGAAAAATGTTTTTGAGCTGAGTTATACCCGGGCCGTTCTGGTACAGTTCTGCTTTTTTGCCGCTTACTTCCTGGTCTCCGTGCCTGCGGGGTTGCTACTGCGCAGAGTGGGTTACCAGTTGGGACTGGTACTGGGCCTGTTGGTTGCCTGTGCCGGTTGTCTGGTGTTTATTCCAGCGGCACGATTGCAAATCTATGAGGTATTTTTATTGGGACTTTTTGTATTGGCCTCAGGAATTACCCTGTTGCAGGTGTCTGCCAATCCCTATGTTATTGCCCTGGGTGGCGCTCGCTCGGCACCCAGTCGGTTGAATCTCACCCAGGCGTTTAACTCCCTGGGAACCACACTTGCGCCTGTGATTGGCGGTGCGGTCTTTTTTACTGCGGTCTCTACCGGCTCTGACCCGGATACCGCTGCGAGTATAACCGAATTTCGCGCCCGTGAGGCGGCATTGGTGGAGGCCCCCTATTTCTGGCTGGCAGTCATTTTGTTGCTGATGGTGGCCTTTTTCTCCTGGATACGCCTGCCGGAAATTCCCAATCACCTGAAAGCCACAGAGTTTGGGGCCAACGAGCAGGAGATCTTTTCTATCTGGCGTTTTCCCAGGTTGACTTTGGGTGCAGTGGGCATTTTTGCCTATGTGGGGGCTGAAGTTGCCATCGGTAGCTTTCTGGTGAGTTTTTTCGGGGAGCCCTCGGTAGCTAGGATGCGACCTTTTGAAGCCGCACACTTTGTCTCCTTGTATTGGGGTGGTGCGATGATTGGCCGTTTTGCCGGAGCACTGTTTCTACGCTATATATCTGCCGGGAAACTGTTGGCGATCTGTGGCCTGGGCTCAGTGACACTGATTTCGGTGGCCATGCATAGCTCCGGTGTTGTTGCCGTGTGGTCGATCGTTGCCGTCGGGTTGTGTAACTCGATTATGTTTCCAACCATATTCAGTCTTGCCCTGCATGGTCTGGGTAGACATACCTGCCAGGGCAGTGGTGTGCTGTGTATGGCAATCGTGGGGGGGGCAGTAATCCCGCTTTTACAGGGCCTGGTTGCAGATAACGCCGGTATCCAGATTTCATTTTCGGTGCCCCTGCTGTGCTATTGTTTCATTGTTTATTATGGAGCCTTCTCGCTGGATCTGCGTGGAGATGTAGAGGAGTGA
- a CDS encoding carbohydrate-binding protein, protein MRKQSTNNCTPCSGRAFLALLAGWWLLHSTGVFAVEPLSVSGNRILIDGQPGSLAGNSYFWSNNGWGGEKYYNASTVSWLKSDWKSTLVRAAMGVEDGGGYFEDPAGNEAKVRVVVDAAIANDMYVIIDWHSHYAHTHDWSQAINFFKRMASDYGHTNNVIYEIYNEPKQVSWSSDVKPYAESVISAIRAIDPDNLIIVGTPTWSQDVDQASYDPIRGYANIAYTLHFYAGTHGQYLRDKAQIALNNGIALFATEWGTVNADGNGGVNHGETDRWMDFLKSNNISHANWSINDKNEGASALWPGANANGGWPASSLTESGNKVRQIIRTWAGNTPPNPSDCDTVTLPAKIEAEHFCEMSGVQIESTSDTGGGSSVGYLDTGDWMSYNITVPSSGDYTVSYRVAALGSGGVLQLEKRGGSPVYGQLDIPNTGDWQSWTTIQQTVQLDAGEQEIAIAVLGPAWNLNWLDIQSSDNNPDPPGQGIVIEAENYTYMSGVQTESTSDVGGGQNVGWVDAGDWMAYHDIDIPSSGNYTVEFRVAALDGGSLSFERAGGNPVYGTLTIPDTDGWQNWTTISMTVYLEAGRQNFGIGVPRGGWNLNWIRFTRL, encoded by the coding sequence ATGAGAAAGCAAAGCACAAACAATTGTACTCCCTGCTCGGGGCGTGCCTTTTTGGCGCTTCTGGCAGGCTGGTGGCTGCTGCACTCCACCGGTGTATTCGCAGTAGAACCCCTGAGTGTCAGTGGGAATCGGATCTTGATCGATGGCCAACCGGGCAGTCTTGCAGGCAATAGCTACTTCTGGAGCAATAATGGTTGGGGTGGAGAGAAATACTACAATGCGAGTACCGTTAGTTGGTTGAAATCGGATTGGAAGTCAACACTGGTGCGGGCTGCAATGGGGGTCGAAGACGGGGGCGGATATTTTGAAGATCCGGCCGGTAATGAGGCCAAGGTGCGAGTGGTAGTGGATGCGGCCATAGCCAATGATATGTATGTCATTATTGATTGGCACTCCCACTATGCCCATACCCATGACTGGAGCCAGGCGATCAATTTTTTTAAGCGTATGGCGTCCGATTACGGTCATACAAACAATGTGATTTATGAGATTTACAATGAGCCGAAACAGGTTTCCTGGAGTAGTGACGTCAAGCCTTATGCCGAGTCGGTGATCAGTGCCATACGTGCTATCGATCCAGATAATCTGATTATTGTCGGAACACCCACCTGGTCTCAGGATGTCGACCAGGCTTCTTATGATCCTATTCGGGGCTATGCCAATATCGCCTATACCTTGCATTTTTATGCCGGTACGCATGGCCAATACTTGAGAGACAAAGCGCAAATTGCACTCAATAATGGCATTGCACTATTTGCCACTGAATGGGGAACTGTGAACGCAGACGGCAATGGGGGGGTGAATCATGGTGAAACTGATCGTTGGATGGATTTTCTGAAATCCAACAATATCAGTCATGCAAACTGGTCGATCAACGACAAAAATGAGGGGGCCTCTGCTCTCTGGCCCGGGGCGAATGCAAATGGCGGTTGGCCTGCCTCCAGTTTGACCGAATCCGGGAATAAAGTGCGTCAGATTATTCGAACCTGGGCAGGGAATACACCTCCAAACCCATCCGATTGCGACACAGTCACTTTGCCCGCAAAAATTGAAGCAGAGCATTTTTGTGAGATGTCCGGTGTTCAAATTGAGAGCACTTCGGATACGGGCGGTGGCAGTAGTGTCGGTTATCTCGATACTGGCGACTGGATGAGCTACAACATCACTGTGCCCAGCAGTGGTGACTATACGGTGTCCTATCGGGTGGCTGCGTTGGGTAGCGGCGGCGTATTGCAGTTGGAGAAACGTGGCGGTTCACCGGTATATGGTCAACTGGATATCCCCAATACCGGTGACTGGCAGAGCTGGACCACGATTCAACAGACTGTTCAGCTGGATGCCGGAGAGCAGGAGATAGCCATTGCGGTCCTGGGTCCCGCTTGGAATCTCAATTGGCTGGATATTCAGAGTAGTGACAACAACCCCGACCCGCCTGGTCAGGGCATCGTGATCGAAGCCGAGAACTACACCTATATGAGCGGTGTACAGACTGAGTCCACCAGTGATGTGGGGGGAGGGCAGAACGTCGGTTGGGTTGATGCCGGGGACTGGATGGCTTACCACGATATTGATATCCCTTCGAGCGGGAACTATACAGTAGAGTTCCGTGTGGCGGCCCTGGATGGTGGCTCCCTCAGCTTTGAACGTGCCGGGGGCAACCCCGTTTATGGCACTTTAACAATACCCGATACGGATGGTTGGCAAAACTGGACAACGATCTCTATGACCGTTTACCTGGAAGCCGGAAGGCAGAACTTTGGAATCGGTGTGCCCCGGGGGGGATGGAACCTGAACTGGATACGATTCACCAGGCTCTAG
- the tilS gene encoding tRNA lysidine(34) synthetase TilS has product MTITNPERLPTLLQVAMQRHPVPGQLWVGFSGGLDSTVLLHLLASCQIPVRALHLHHGLSANADHWLSHCREFACHLSVPFTAVQIHVATGKGGLEQRARRARYRAFAQVMSEGDQILLGHHGDDQAETFLLRLMRGAGVLGLAGIAESRFLGEGRSLLRPLLGASRVELAAWAGDHGLTWIDDESNADESLDRNYLRHRVLPLLSARWPARQRVVRAVENLRESAELLQALALADLHGCGLRRERFGESLALERFTGLSLARRKNLLRYWCLQQGGKAPEWAPLQQALEQLGAAAADARIAVQLGGRVVRRYQGRLYLTPELARYAVKEGGDQKCWDGISELPLPGGGVLAPSPGWPGSQYRVRYRRGGERAQPSDRVHSQTLKKLLQERALEPWLRDRVPLIYRAGELVAVGDLFTCDVAGLAQTPPPRWWFSD; this is encoded by the coding sequence GTGACAATCACCAACCCAGAGCGGCTTCCGACACTCCTGCAGGTGGCAATGCAGCGCCACCCTGTGCCGGGCCAACTCTGGGTCGGGTTCTCCGGTGGCCTGGATTCCACAGTCCTGCTGCACCTGCTTGCCAGCTGCCAAATTCCGGTGCGGGCGCTGCATCTGCACCATGGCTTGAGTGCGAATGCGGACCACTGGTTGTCCCATTGTCGGGAGTTCGCCTGTCACCTGTCGGTACCCTTTACCGCTGTGCAGATACATGTGGCTACAGGAAAGGGAGGCTTGGAGCAGCGGGCCCGCAGGGCGAGGTATCGGGCGTTTGCCCAGGTGATGTCAGAGGGTGATCAGATCCTGCTCGGCCATCACGGGGATGATCAGGCTGAGACTTTCCTGTTGCGCCTGATGCGCGGTGCCGGGGTACTGGGGCTGGCCGGTATTGCGGAATCGCGCTTCCTGGGTGAGGGCAGGTCCCTTTTGAGGCCCCTGCTGGGAGCTAGCCGTGTCGAACTGGCGGCCTGGGCTGGGGACCATGGGCTTACCTGGATCGATGATGAGAGCAACGCCGATGAGTCCCTCGATCGCAATTATCTGCGCCACAGGGTGTTGCCGTTACTTTCCGCGCGTTGGCCGGCCAGACAACGGGTCGTGCGTGCGGTGGAAAATCTGCGGGAGTCCGCCGAATTGCTGCAGGCGTTGGCACTTGCAGATCTGCACGGCTGTGGATTACGCCGGGAGCGCTTTGGGGAGAGTTTGGCCCTGGAGAGGTTCACCGGTCTAAGTTTGGCCCGGCGCAAGAACCTGTTGCGCTACTGGTGTTTGCAGCAGGGCGGTAAGGCGCCGGAGTGGGCCCCCTTACAGCAGGCTCTGGAACAACTGGGCGCGGCGGCAGCGGATGCCCGGATTGCGGTGCAGCTGGGCGGCAGAGTGGTGAGGCGCTATCAGGGGCGTTTGTATCTGACCCCTGAGTTGGCGCGTTACGCGGTGAAAGAGGGAGGGGACCAAAAGTGCTGGGATGGCATCTCCGAGTTGCCTCTGCCGGGAGGGGGGGTGCTGGCACCCTCACCGGGCTGGCCAGGTTCACAGTATCGGGTGCGCTATCGCCGTGGGGGTGAGCGGGCACAGCCATCGGATCGGGTACATTCCCAGACCCTGAAGAAGTTATTACAGGAGCGGGCCCTGGAGCCCTGGCTGAGAGACAGGGTGCCACTGATCTATCGAGCGGGGGAGCTGGTGGCCGTCGGCGACCTGTTTACCTGCGATGTGGCGGGCCTCGCCCAGACGCCGCCACCCAGATGGTGGTTTTCCGATTGA
- a CDS encoding CTP synthase, protein MTRYIFVTGGVVSSLGKGIASASLAAILEARGLKVTILKLDPYINVDPGTMSPFQHGEVYVTEDGAETDLDLGHYERFIRTRMSKRNNFTTGRVYETVLRKERRGDYLGGTVQVIPHITDEIKRRVLEGGLDMDVAIVEIGGTVGDIESQPFLESVRQLRVEMGINRALLIHLSYVPFITTAGETKTKPTQHSVKELRSIGLQPDILLCRSECEIHKDARRKIALFTNVEERAVVPLPDAKTIYSVPRLLHSHSLDDIVVEKLQLQCRAPDLSEWDRVVDGKLNPNKEIRIAMVGKYMELLDAYKSLIESLTHAGIKHRCKVDIDFINAEEVEGTEGIDLISGADAILVPGGFGERGLDGKLEAVRYARENDIPYLGICLGLQSVVIEFARNVLGLEGANSTEFDTKTPHPVIGLITEWIDSEGNVEKRDEQSDLGGTMRLGGQECRLAEGSRAREIYGANVIVERHRHRYEVNNNYVDRLQQAGLKVGGFSVDDSLVEMVELPNHPWFVACQFHPEFTSTPRDGHPLFESFVAAAMQQRENRG, encoded by the coding sequence ATGACGCGCTATATTTTTGTAACTGGTGGCGTGGTTTCCTCATTGGGAAAAGGTATCGCCTCCGCCTCTCTGGCCGCCATTCTCGAGGCCCGTGGGCTCAAGGTGACCATCCTGAAGCTGGACCCCTATATCAACGTGGATCCGGGCACCATGAGCCCCTTCCAGCACGGGGAGGTCTATGTCACAGAAGATGGTGCGGAGACGGATCTTGACCTTGGTCACTACGAACGCTTTATTCGCACACGGATGTCCAAGCGCAACAACTTCACAACTGGCCGGGTTTACGAAACCGTACTGCGCAAGGAGCGCCGCGGGGACTACCTGGGCGGTACCGTACAGGTGATTCCCCATATTACTGACGAAATCAAACGCCGTGTACTGGAAGGCGGCCTTGATATGGATGTGGCCATCGTTGAGATCGGGGGTACCGTCGGTGATATTGAATCCCAGCCGTTCCTGGAGTCCGTGCGTCAGTTGCGCGTTGAGATGGGCATAAATCGCGCATTACTGATTCACCTGAGTTACGTACCCTTTATCACCACAGCTGGAGAAACCAAAACCAAGCCGACACAGCATTCTGTCAAAGAGCTGCGCTCCATTGGTCTGCAACCGGACATACTGCTGTGTCGCTCAGAGTGCGAGATCCACAAGGATGCCCGCCGTAAGATCGCATTGTTTACTAATGTAGAGGAGCGTGCGGTTGTCCCTCTGCCCGATGCCAAAACCATCTACAGTGTTCCGCGCCTGCTGCACAGCCATAGTCTCGACGATATCGTGGTGGAAAAACTGCAATTGCAATGCCGGGCCCCGGATCTGTCCGAGTGGGATCGGGTGGTGGATGGCAAGCTCAATCCCAACAAAGAAATCAGAATTGCCATGGTTGGCAAGTATATGGAGCTGCTGGATGCCTACAAGTCGCTGATTGAGTCCCTCACCCATGCAGGTATCAAACACCGCTGTAAAGTGGATATTGATTTTATCAATGCGGAAGAGGTTGAAGGGACCGAAGGCATTGACCTGATCTCCGGTGCCGATGCAATTCTGGTGCCCGGCGGTTTTGGTGAACGCGGCCTCGATGGCAAGCTGGAAGCGGTGCGTTACGCCCGTGAAAACGACATCCCCTACCTGGGTATCTGTCTTGGTTTGCAGTCTGTGGTAATTGAGTTTGCGCGCAATGTGCTCGGACTCGAAGGTGCCAACAGTACGGAATTTGATACCAAGACGCCGCACCCGGTGATTGGTCTGATCACCGAGTGGATCGACAGCGAAGGCAATGTAGAGAAGCGCGATGAGCAATCCGATCTCGGTGGTACCATGCGTCTGGGGGGGCAGGAGTGCCGCCTCGCAGAGGGCTCAAGGGCCCGTGAAATTTATGGTGCCAATGTGATTGTGGAGCGCCATCGCCACCGCTATGAAGTGAATAATAATTATGTCGACCGCCTGCAGCAGGCCGGTTTGAAGGTCGGCGGCTTTTCTGTGGATGACTCTCTGGTGGAAATGGTTGAACTGCCCAACCACCCCTGGTTTGTCGCCTGCCAATTTCACCCGGAATTCACCTCCACACCCCGCGATGGACACCCGCTGTTTGAGAGCTTCGTTGCCGCAGCCATGCAGCAGCGGGAAAACCGGGGTTAA